A genomic window from Lotus japonicus ecotype B-129 chromosome 1, LjGifu_v1.2 includes:
- the LOC130731562 gene encoding uncharacterized protein LOC130731562: MFSKLPYHCVAFTKLSHPFFCHKSLRFVCVTMMDISFPNELGKMSASSCSQEMCFYSAPSSPSRLKLRPSCGFHTCPTTPRAYEEDANSNLDDFEFETGHSFNLSHMVIETNQKDVNTFHHQQRFCEDSMPAMAFADELFSNGRVLPLLPPLKLPPRLLQNGDGNMVSTQSSRMVSPRSPGLMLRLPFSRHSLWDDEFDPFMEALEKVKEEKKRGKTKAKHGIRRTRSLSPLRGFNNKSEKHVGQSQSNQPKSHCGEVQKEPFQQASRRVNLLSEPEGLVFTRQVRQMGEGNHRNFEAQRISVSKLARETKKDENQRGGFWTRNRKKGIIKKLLFGSGKKGKASSQHNIEDKKEEPEKPPLLRKLDIKSMTQLPQWNKDEATAELSKMRLVCHRPVPRFFLCLGYE; the protein is encoded by the coding sequence ATGTTCTCCAAGCTCCCCTATCATTGTGTTGCCTTTACAAAACTTAGCCACCCCTTCTTCTGTCATAAAAGCCTAAGGTTTGTGTGTGTCACTATGATGGATATCTCTTTTCCCAATGAGCTTGGCAAGATGAGTGCAAGTAGCTGCAGCCAAGAGATGTGCTTCTACAGTGCACCATCTAGTCCTAGCAGACTCAAATTAAGACCATCTTGTGGTTTTCATACATGCCCCACAACACCAAGAGCATATGAAGAAGATGCTAACTCCAATTTAGACGACTTTGAATTTGAAACCGGTCACAGTTTCAATCTCAGTCACATGGTCATTGAGACAAACCAAAAAGATGTTAACACATTCCATCACCAACAAAGGTTTTGTGAGGATTCAATGCCAGCTATGGCATTTGCTGATGAGCTATTCAGTAATGGTAGAGTCCTGCCACTGCTACCACCTCTCAAACTTCCTCCAAGGCTACTTCAGAATGGAGATGGAAACATGGTGAGTACTCAAAGTTCAAGAATGGTGTCGCCAAGGTCCCCGGGGTTGATGCTTAGGCTTCCATTTTCGCGTCATAGTTTGTGGGATGATGAGTTTGATCCATTCATGGAGGCTCTCGAGAAGgtcaaagaagaaaaaaaaagagggaaAACAAAGGCAAAACATGGTATCAGAAGGACTAGATCTCTTTCACCATTAAGAGGCTTCAACAACAAGTCTGAAAAACATGTGGGACAATCACAGTCAAATCAACCTAAGTCACATTGTGGTGAGGTTCAGAAAGAGCCATTTCAGCAAGCATCAAGAAGGGTAAATTTGCTATCTGAGCCTGAagggttggtgtttacaagacAAGTGAGACAAATGGGAGAGGGAAATCATAGGAACTTTGAGGCCCAGAGGATCTCAGTTTCCAAACTTGCTAGGGAGACAAAGAAAGATGAGAATCAAAGAGGTGGTTTTTGGACAAGGAATAGAAAGAAGGGAATTATAAAGAAGCTTCTCTTTGGGAGTGGAAAAAAGGGGAAAGCCAGTTCTCAACACAACATAGAAGATAAAAAAGAAGAACCAGAGAAGCCACCCTTGCTGAGAAAACTTGACATTAAATCTATGACACAATTACCCCAATGGAATAAAGATGAAGCAACGGCTGAGTTGAGCAAAATGAGATTGGTATGTCACAGGCCAGTGCCCCGATTCTTTCTTTGCTTGGGTTATGAGTGA
- the LOC130733329 gene encoding F-box protein At2g26850-like: protein MLLYFITCVSFFLFLKPLILLKPLPSWTSEVRFISLLFHKELLSVKSITSLFRNRLWLGFLCQIPSRMSLVKKTHTSKVENVEDTQEMSVLDLPDLVLETILEKLPPSSLCQMAGVCRSLRERCVSNHLWERHMKQKWGRVVGSVAYREWKWHVASKRNVGSVRHGKQRSLMRLVPLRWPFSWMRMKVETSYSSKQRSYVPPDSFMTWYLALESGSFAFPAQVYNRENGHVGFMLSCYDAELSYDPSTDTFQARYPPHGRRAATVEHGVPWERLRAPPVDTPPHDLHISDCLCDLHPGDHVEIQWRRNKEFPYGWWYGIVGHLESCDGNENYCHCHNSDTVVLEFNQYTPDSRWRTTNISRKDHREEGNEADGFYGGIRKIKSENEISIWKKLWPSDVLD, encoded by the exons ATGCTACTTTACTTCATAACTTGTGTCTCTTTCTTTCTGTTTTTAAAGCCTCTCATCCTTCTCAAACCACTCCCATCATGGACTAGTGAGGTgagatttatctctcttttgtTTCACAAAGAGCTTTTGTCTGTGAAATCCATCACTAGTTTGTTTAGGAACCGCCTTTGGCTTGGTTTTCTTTGTCAAATTCCTTCAAGAATGTCTCTTGTGAAGAAGACTCACACTTCAAAGGTGGAGAATGTTGAGGACACACAAGAGATGTCAGTGTTGGACTTGCCAGATTTAGTGTTGGAAACCATACTTGAGAAGCTCCCTCCATCTTCACTTTGTCAAATGGCTGGTGTTTGCCGTTCATTGAGGGAGAGATGTGTGAGTAATCACCTATGGGAGAGGCACATGAAACAGAAATGGGGAAGAGTTGTAGGTTCAGTTGCTTACAGGGAGTGGAAATGGCATGTtgcttccaaaaggaatgttgGCAGTGTTAGACATGGCAAGCAAAGGAGCTTGATGAGGCTCGTGCCGCTTCGTTGGCCTTTTTCATGGAtgagaatgaaggtggaaacaaGTTATAGCAGCAAGCAGAGGAGTTATGTGCCTCCTGATTCATTCATGACTTGGTATCTTGCTCTTGAGAGTGGCAGCTTCGCGTTTCCTGCACAGGTCTATAACCGCGAG AACGGCCATGTTGGATTTATGTTATCATGCTATGATGCTGAGCTTAGCTATGATCCAAGCACTGACACCTTCCAAGCCAG GTATCCACCACATGGAAGAAGGGCAGCTACAGTAGAGCATGGTGTCCCATGGGAAAGGCTAAGGGCACCACCTGTTGATACTCCTCCACATGATCTTCATATCTCTGACTGTCTATGTGATTTGCATCCGGGTGATCATGTAGAGATTCAGTGGAGGAGAAACAAAGAATTTCCTTATG GTTGGTGGTATGGTATTGTAGGACACTTGGAGTCATGCGATGGGAATGAAAATTACTGCCATTGTCATAATAGTG ACACAGTGGTGCTAGAGTTCAATCAGTACACTCCTGATTCGCGTTGGAGGACAACGAATATCAGTAGGAAAGATCACCGGGAGGAGGGAAATGAGGCGGACGGTTTCTATGGAGGAATCAGAAAGATAAAGAGTGAGAATGAGATTTCCATTTGGAAAAAACTTTGGCCTTCTGATGTGTTGGACTAA
- the LOC130733328 gene encoding heat stress transcription factor B-4b-like: MAFTLDRCEDNMVFTMESQKSVPAPFLTKTYQLVDDPHTDHIVSWGDDEATFIVWRPPEFARDLLPNYFKHNNFSSFVRQLNTYGFKKIVADRWEFANEYFRKGAKHLLCEIHRRKTPHHYQQNYHEVQLQPPQFLQPADESFCWIDNTPLPSPKPGTDILTELSEDNQRLRRKNLMLLSELTHMKNLYNDIIYFIQNHVSPAQQRSSNNAIFKVVELDSSSPQSPNVIIPTKSCAMEKSFITSSEDSNNSVKLFGVPLCGKKRLHQSNLDQQE, translated from the exons ATGGCTTTCACACTAGACAGGTGTGAAGATAACATGGTGTTCACTATGGAGTCTCAGAAGTCAGTCCCTGCTCCCTTCTTGACAAAGACATACCAGCTTGTTGATGATCCTCACACTGACCACATTGTGTCTTGGGGTGATGATGAAGCGACATTTATTGTGTGGAGGCCACCTGAGTTTGCTAGAGATCTTCTTCCCAACTATTTCAAGCACAACAACTTCTCTAGCTTTGTTAGGCAGCTAAACACCTAT GGTTTCAAGAAGATAGTTGCTGATAGGTGGGAGTTTGCAAATGAATACTTCAGAAAAGGAGCTAAGCACCTTTTATGTGAAATCCACAGGAGAAAAACCCCACATCACTATCAACAAAACTACCATGAAGTCCAACTCCAACCACCACAGTTTCTTCAGCCAGCTGATGAAAGTTTCTGTTGGATTGATAATACTCCATTACCATCTCCTAAACCAGGCACTGATATCTTAACAGAACTTTCTGAGGACAATCAAAGACTGAGGAGAAAGAACTTGATGCTCTTATCAGAACTCACTCACATGAAGAATCTGTACAATGACATCATATATTTCATCCAAAATCATGTGAGTCCTGCTCAACAAAGAAGTAGCAACAATGCTATCTTCAAAGTTGTGGAACTGGATTCATCATCACCTCAATCACCAAATGTTATCATACCTACTAAGAGTTGTGCTATGGAGAAGTCTTTCATAACTTCTAGTGAGGACTCTAATAATTCTGTGAAGCTCTTTGGAGTTCCTCTTTGTGGAAAAAAGAGATTGCACCAAAGTAACCTTGATCAACAAGAATAA